The Streptomyces sp. DH-12 genome has a window encoding:
- a CDS encoding type II toxin-antitoxin system prevent-host-death family antitoxin: MIDRARHEETPTITTRRGKQEAVVIGIEEYQRLRRIAEGAEEAWLNRLADEAESEGPEGAVSLEGTAALLRTGRDRPHGVRHALHPARAAGHAQDPAPGRPADPVPAHRVAEGDGPGRHDGVGRQGPAGSRRPVAAQGR; encoded by the coding sequence GTGATCGACCGTGCCCGGCACGAGGAGACCCCGACGATCACCACGCGGCGCGGGAAGCAGGAGGCCGTCGTGATCGGCATCGAGGAGTACCAGCGGCTGCGCCGGATCGCCGAGGGCGCCGAAGAGGCCTGGCTCAACCGGCTGGCCGACGAAGCCGAGTCCGAAGGCCCGGAGGGGGCGGTCTCGCTCGAGGGGACGGCCGCCCTGCTCCGCACCGGCCGGGACCGACCGCATGGGGTGCGCCACGCGCTTCACCCCGCACGCGCAGCGGGACATGCTCAGGATCCCGCGCCCGGACGCCCTGCGGATCCTGTACCGGCTCACCGAGTCGCAGAAGGCGATGGACCCGGGCGACACGACGGCGTTGGACGCCAAGGACCTGCAGGGTCACGGCGCCCGGTGGCGGCTCAGGGCCGGTGA
- a CDS encoding DUF6531 domain-containing protein: protein MAGHRPSDWHVLDLDKDPTPGDPERVRRLAKFLHDFADDVSEALRLVKGMAGEGTLAEWAGKSATVFKEEFSGVPKNLRKLEKSYAMCGDALADYWPRLERAQALADKALAKAREARADLSSAQSRLASAESWVGRATREADKYKDDPTGSRSDADKPDEAKVRAATRDVRSAKSAQDKAQSDVSDAQDALAAAKKMAADARKMREEAARDAKSKIDEASDAGIRNRSWWEEIGDWFTDNWDSIVAACKIVVAVVGIVAMITGGPILGAIVLIAALVVLADTLHKYSKGQASLWDVGLAALECIPGMKGLTTLGGLAKGMRNLGSMGLKGMAAGVRGLGKSARSMLSRSQEAFARMQSRVRRGLSDPIDMATGAMFLPQTDVELPGALPLVFQRRVQSDYRAGWWFGPSWTSTADQRLEIDDEGIIFVTDDGQLLSYPHPDVEESVHPQVGPPLPLTRLDDGGYRVTDPFGGLEFRFDKPKSDGCAPIIALRDRNGRCIEFIYDELGFPVGIRSSGGYYLRLTIEEGRLTSLHLVGGEEGGGDALIRRFVYTGGNLTEVHGANGLQLRFEYDDRLRIVTWIDSNGSRYRYEYDDEDRCVFEGGEAGHCTLSLAYDTSDPAFPGLRVTTATTGDDHTSKYVVDDAFLIVAEIDPLGAVTRTEYDQGHHITGRTDPLGNHTRIVNNALGLPRRVIRADGAETTAEYNDLNLPVLILQEDGTTIRHTYDERGNRTSVTDESGATMTFLYDRSGHLIRATDALGNSMTIQNNAAGLPTLVTDPLGASTEYRYDAFGRLSAVVDATGVETRLWWSVDGHLTRRVGAQGNEETWSYDGEGNCLSYTDGEGRVTRYTYTHFDMLASQTLADGSRYEYEHSPTLQLSKVIDPQGRTWDYEYDQAGRLTAETDFDGRRVEYTYDLAGRLVSRTNAVGQRVQYQYDALDWTVAKTVDGRTTRFERDVMGRVLRLSNSVSDISYERDAIGRALSETVDGRVLRRWHDQLGRPVKRATPTGSVTTYAYDAAGRISEMRAGGRALSFCHDAAGREVARALSPTGLSVNREWDDLGRVVGQEVTSAMGSLLQRSFSYRADGHLVAVDDSLSGTRRFTLDPAGRVTAVEARGWQEKYAYDAGGNQSYAEWPGHHPGKEAQGDRVHRGNKLMRAGGIRYGYDAAGRVVTRRKVRLSRKAHVWHYTWDGEDRLTSVTTPDGVVWRYLYDPLGRRTCKQRLGSDGQRVVEEVRFTWDGAYLAEQEVTGPDLPHPVVTTWEYDGLHPVSQIERRVDSLSRDEIDSRFFSIVTDLIGTPTELVGEDGDLAWRSRATVWGVTAWNRDAAAYTPLRFPGQYFDPETGLHYNFQRYYDPETARYFSPDPLGLEPAPNPDVYVFNPLQGCDPLGLAPRYANRPDRYAWGGSVRYKATDHLGRPTGVSACIRKEMVIAQGTEAGKMWTKGWRGHGTLFNEARGHLLANTLGGAGKGPNAPHNLVTLTQNPTNHPHMYEMFEKPVADAAMKDEIVQYSVTPIYEGVNPIPIRLEFEAFGNKGFSLSGFLDNPAAGVRTP, encoded by the coding sequence ATGGCGGGTCACCGGCCGAGTGATTGGCATGTCCTTGATCTGGACAAGGACCCGACGCCCGGCGACCCGGAGCGGGTGCGCAGGCTCGCGAAGTTCCTGCACGACTTCGCCGACGACGTCTCCGAGGCGCTGCGTCTGGTCAAGGGGATGGCCGGTGAGGGGACGCTGGCGGAGTGGGCGGGGAAGTCGGCGACCGTCTTCAAGGAGGAGTTCTCCGGCGTTCCCAAGAACCTGAGGAAGCTGGAGAAGTCGTACGCGATGTGCGGGGACGCGCTCGCGGACTACTGGCCGAGGCTGGAGCGGGCGCAGGCGCTGGCGGACAAGGCGCTGGCGAAGGCCCGTGAGGCGCGTGCGGATCTGTCGTCGGCGCAGTCGAGGCTGGCGTCGGCGGAGTCGTGGGTGGGGCGGGCGACGCGGGAGGCCGACAAGTACAAGGACGACCCGACGGGGTCGAGGTCGGATGCGGACAAGCCGGACGAGGCGAAGGTGCGGGCCGCGACCCGCGACGTGCGCAGCGCCAAGTCCGCCCAGGACAAAGCCCAGTCGGACGTCTCCGACGCGCAGGACGCGCTCGCCGCGGCGAAGAAGATGGCCGCGGACGCGCGGAAGATGCGTGAGGAGGCGGCGCGGGACGCGAAGTCGAAGATCGACGAGGCGTCCGACGCGGGGATCCGGAACCGGTCGTGGTGGGAGGAGATCGGCGACTGGTTCACCGACAACTGGGACAGCATCGTGGCCGCCTGCAAGATCGTGGTGGCGGTCGTCGGCATCGTCGCCATGATCACCGGCGGGCCGATCCTCGGCGCGATCGTCCTCATCGCCGCCCTCGTCGTCCTCGCCGACACGCTCCACAAATACAGCAAAGGCCAGGCATCCCTATGGGACGTGGGACTGGCCGCGCTGGAGTGCATCCCCGGAATGAAGGGCCTGACCACCCTCGGCGGACTCGCCAAAGGCATGAGAAATCTGGGTTCCATGGGGCTCAAGGGCATGGCCGCGGGAGTGCGCGGACTGGGTAAGAGCGCTCGCAGCATGCTCAGTAGGTCCCAAGAAGCCTTCGCGCGCATGCAGTCGAGGGTTCGAAGGGGACTGAGCGACCCGATCGACATGGCTACGGGGGCGATGTTCCTTCCTCAGACGGACGTGGAACTGCCCGGTGCTCTGCCCTTGGTTTTCCAGCGTCGTGTTCAGTCCGACTATCGGGCGGGGTGGTGGTTCGGTCCCTCATGGACGTCCACTGCCGATCAGCGCCTCGAAATAGATGACGAAGGGATCATCTTCGTTACTGACGATGGTCAACTTCTGTCCTATCCCCATCCCGATGTCGAAGAGTCGGTACACCCTCAGGTCGGCCCCCCGTTGCCGTTGACCCGGCTCGACGATGGTGGATACCGGGTAACTGACCCGTTCGGAGGGTTGGAGTTTCGGTTCGACAAGCCGAAGAGCGACGGTTGCGCACCCATAATCGCGCTCCGCGACCGTAACGGTCGGTGCATCGAATTCATTTATGACGAACTTGGCTTTCCGGTCGGTATCCGCTCGTCAGGCGGGTACTATCTCCGGCTCACCATCGAAGAGGGTCGGCTTACCAGCCTCCATCTCGTCGGCGGTGAAGAGGGGGGTGGCGATGCGCTCATCAGGCGGTTCGTCTATACCGGCGGCAATCTCACGGAAGTGCACGGGGCGAATGGCCTGCAACTGAGGTTCGAGTATGACGACCGCCTGCGGATAGTTACCTGGATCGACTCGAACGGCAGCCGCTATCGCTATGAATACGACGACGAGGACCGGTGCGTATTCGAAGGCGGTGAAGCCGGACACTGCACTTTGTCTCTTGCCTATGACACCAGTGACCCTGCGTTCCCGGGGTTGCGGGTGACGACGGCTACTACCGGTGATGACCACACCTCGAAGTATGTAGTCGACGACGCATTTCTGATAGTCGCCGAAATTGATCCCCTCGGCGCTGTGACACGTACTGAGTACGATCAGGGGCATCACATAACCGGGCGTACGGATCCGCTCGGAAATCACACTCGCATAGTGAACAATGCTCTTGGCCTGCCTCGACGCGTTATACGGGCAGACGGCGCGGAAACCACGGCCGAGTACAACGACCTGAACCTTCCGGTGCTCATCCTTCAGGAGGATGGAACAACCATTCGGCACACGTATGACGAGCGCGGGAACCGGACCTCGGTGACGGACGAGTCAGGCGCCACGATGACGTTCCTGTACGACCGGAGCGGTCACCTGATCCGGGCCACTGATGCGTTGGGTAACTCCATGACCATTCAGAACAACGCCGCCGGCCTGCCGACGCTCGTCACCGACCCGCTGGGAGCGAGTACTGAGTATCGCTACGATGCTTTTGGGCGTCTGAGCGCGGTAGTTGATGCCACGGGAGTCGAGACCAGGTTGTGGTGGTCGGTCGACGGACACTTGACACGCAGGGTGGGAGCACAGGGCAACGAAGAGACCTGGTCTTACGACGGCGAAGGAAACTGCCTGAGTTACACCGATGGAGAGGGGCGCGTCACTCGATACACGTATACCCACTTCGACATGCTTGCCAGCCAGACTCTCGCCGACGGAAGTCGGTATGAGTACGAACACAGCCCCACCCTCCAACTGTCCAAGGTCATCGATCCACAGGGCAGGACGTGGGATTACGAGTACGACCAGGCGGGTCGCTTGACGGCGGAGACCGACTTCGACGGGCGTCGCGTCGAGTACACATACGACTTGGCGGGCCGGTTGGTGAGCCGGACAAATGCGGTGGGCCAGCGTGTCCAGTACCAGTACGACGCACTCGACTGGACGGTGGCCAAGACTGTCGATGGCCGGACGACGCGTTTCGAGCGAGACGTGATGGGCCGCGTTCTTCGCCTGTCCAACTCGGTCAGTGACATCAGTTACGAGCGAGATGCCATTGGTCGTGCTCTGTCCGAAACGGTGGATGGCCGGGTGCTACGGCGGTGGCACGACCAGCTCGGGCGTCCTGTGAAACGGGCTACGCCCACCGGCTCGGTGACCACCTACGCGTACGACGCGGCGGGCCGAATATCTGAAATGCGAGCCGGTGGGCGTGCCTTGAGCTTCTGCCATGACGCCGCGGGCCGGGAGGTTGCCCGAGCTCTTTCCCCAACAGGGCTTTCCGTCAACCGAGAATGGGATGATCTCGGCCGTGTTGTCGGGCAAGAGGTTACAAGCGCCATGGGGTCCTTGCTCCAGCGCTCATTCAGCTACCGGGCTGATGGTCACCTCGTTGCGGTGGACGACTCACTGTCCGGGACGCGTCGCTTCACGCTCGATCCTGCCGGGCGAGTTACGGCAGTGGAGGCGCGTGGGTGGCAAGAGAAATACGCGTACGACGCGGGCGGAAATCAAAGCTATGCCGAATGGCCGGGGCATCACCCTGGTAAGGAAGCTCAAGGTGATCGAGTCCACCGGGGCAACAAGCTCATGCGCGCGGGCGGAATACGGTACGGCTACGACGCTGCCGGCCGTGTCGTTACACGCCGTAAGGTCAGGCTGTCACGCAAAGCCCACGTGTGGCACTACACCTGGGACGGTGAGGACCGGCTGACTTCCGTCACGACGCCTGACGGCGTTGTGTGGCGCTATCTCTACGACCCCTTGGGTCGGCGTACGTGCAAACAACGTCTCGGTTCCGACGGTCAAAGAGTAGTGGAAGAGGTTCGTTTCACCTGGGACGGGGCGTATTTGGCGGAACAAGAAGTCACCGGCCCCGATCTTCCCCACCCTGTGGTCACGACGTGGGAGTATGACGGACTCCACCCAGTTTCTCAGATCGAACGCCGGGTCGACTCTTTGAGTCGGGATGAGATAGATTCTCGATTCTTTTCCATAGTCACGGATCTGATCGGAACGCCGACGGAACTCGTGGGCGAGGATGGTGACCTTGCCTGGCGATCACGCGCCACCGTCTGGGGCGTGACAGCGTGGAACCGTGATGCGGCAGCGTATACGCCTCTGAGGTTTCCGGGGCAGTACTTCGACCCTGAAACGGGTCTCCATTACAACTTCCAGCGCTACTACGATCCGGAGACAGCCCGGTACTTCAGCCCGGACCCTCTCGGGTTGGAGCCTGCGCCCAATCCTGACGTTTACGTTTTCAACCCTTTGCAGGGGTGTGATCCGCTCGGGCTCGCGCCCCGCTATGCCAACCGTCCGGATCGTTATGCGTGGGGTGGCAGCGTCCGTTACAAGGCTACTGACCACCTGGGCCGGCCCACCGGCGTGTCCGCCTGTATTCGTAAGGAGATGGTTATTGCGCAAGGGACGGAAGCGGGCAAGATGTGGACAAAGGGCTGGCGAGGTCACGGGACGTTGTTCAACGAAGCGCGTGGTCACCTGCTGGCCAACACGTTGGGCGGGGCTGGTAAAGGGCCGAACGCGCCGCATAATTTGGTTACTTTGACGCAAAACCCGACCAATCATCCGCACATGTATGAGATGTTCGAGAAGCCCGTTGCGGATGCGGCCATGAAGGACGAGATCGTTCAATACAGTGTGACTCCGATCTATGAGGGCGTCAATCCCATTCCCATACGTCTCGAATTCGAAGCCTTCGGTAACAAGGGATTTTCCCTGAGCGGTTTCCTGGACAATCCGGCGGCGGGGGTGCGGACTCCTTGA
- a CDS encoding alkaline phosphatase D family protein, which produces MAQVPTTPEARPSHAPELRAAARHIGRRRFLTATGAAAALAFAVGVPGAGTAAAAELDTARLTDDPFTLGVASGDPHPDSVLLWTRLAPAPYQTDGGLPARRVTVEWEIALDARFRSVVRRGKATAHPEFHHTVHVEAGGLAPGRVYHYRFRAGRFVSPAGRTRTAPAARSRAADLTFGVVSCQRYDQGYYTAYRHLAQEDVDVVFHLGDYLYEYAVNDVAGSRAYPAGTLPDLFRRETVTLEDYRLRYALYKSDPDLRAAHAAHPFVVTWDDHETENNYADDTPENSVPPEEFLLRRAAAYRAYWENMPLRRPQLPEGPDLKLYRRLHWGRLAQFDVLDTRQYRSDQAYGDGWQYPGPESENPSRTLTGAAQERWLLDGWRRSDAVWNVVPQQVTFSQRLDRPTPPAKVSMDSWDGYPASRERVLAGAQAAGVENLMVLTGDVHVHYGFDIKRDFSDPGSRTVGTEIVTTSVTSGGNGAEKPANWDSLTAANPHMRFYNGLRGYTTVTLGRERARADFKTVSHVTTQGAPLTTAASFVTEAGDPGLKPA; this is translated from the coding sequence ATGGCACAGGTACCGACGACACCCGAGGCCCGCCCGTCCCACGCGCCCGAACTCCGCGCCGCCGCCCGCCACATCGGCCGCCGTCGCTTCCTGACCGCCACCGGGGCCGCCGCCGCGCTCGCCTTCGCCGTCGGCGTGCCCGGCGCGGGCACCGCGGCCGCCGCCGAACTGGACACCGCGCGGCTCACCGACGACCCCTTCACCCTCGGCGTCGCCTCCGGCGACCCGCACCCCGACTCGGTGCTGCTGTGGACCCGCCTCGCGCCCGCGCCGTACCAGACGGACGGCGGGCTGCCCGCCCGCCGCGTCACCGTCGAGTGGGAGATCGCCCTCGACGCCCGCTTCCGCAGCGTCGTCAGACGCGGGAAGGCCACCGCCCACCCCGAGTTCCACCACACCGTGCACGTCGAGGCCGGCGGCCTCGCCCCCGGCCGCGTCTACCACTACCGCTTCCGCGCCGGCCGCTTCGTCAGCCCCGCCGGCCGCACGCGCACCGCGCCCGCCGCCCGCAGCCGCGCCGCGGACCTCACCTTCGGCGTCGTCTCCTGCCAGCGCTACGACCAGGGCTACTACACCGCCTACCGGCACCTCGCGCAGGAGGACGTCGACGTCGTCTTCCATCTCGGCGACTACCTCTACGAGTACGCCGTCAACGACGTCGCCGGCTCCCGCGCCTACCCGGCCGGCACCCTGCCCGACCTGTTCCGCCGGGAGACCGTCACGCTGGAGGACTACCGGCTGCGGTACGCCCTCTACAAGTCCGACCCCGACCTCAGGGCCGCGCACGCCGCGCACCCCTTCGTCGTCACCTGGGACGACCACGAGACCGAGAACAACTACGCCGACGACACCCCCGAGAACAGCGTCCCGCCGGAGGAGTTCCTGCTGCGCCGGGCCGCCGCCTACCGCGCCTACTGGGAGAACATGCCGCTGCGCCGGCCCCAGCTCCCCGAGGGCCCCGACCTGAAGCTGTACCGCCGGCTGCACTGGGGCCGCCTCGCCCAGTTCGACGTGCTCGACACCCGGCAGTACCGCTCCGACCAGGCCTACGGCGACGGCTGGCAGTACCCCGGCCCCGAGTCCGAGAACCCCTCGCGCACCCTCACCGGCGCCGCCCAGGAGCGCTGGCTGCTCGACGGCTGGCGGCGCTCCGACGCGGTGTGGAACGTCGTGCCGCAGCAGGTCACCTTCTCCCAGCGGCTCGACAGGCCCACCCCGCCCGCCAAGGTCTCCATGGACTCCTGGGACGGCTACCCGGCCTCCCGCGAGCGCGTCCTGGCCGGCGCGCAGGCCGCCGGCGTGGAGAACCTGATGGTCCTCACCGGCGACGTGCACGTCCACTACGGCTTCGACATCAAGCGCGACTTCTCCGACCCCGGCTCGAGGACCGTGGGCACCGAGATCGTCACCACCTCCGTCACCAGCGGCGGCAACGGGGCGGAGAAGCCCGCCAACTGGGACAGCCTGACCGCCGCCAATCCGCACATGCGCTTCTACAACGGCCTGCGCGGCTACACGACCGTCACGCTCGGCCGGGAGCGGGCGCGCGCCGACTTCAAGACGGTCTCCCACGTGACCACGCAGGGCGCGCCGCTCACCACCGCCGCCTCCTTCGTCACGGAGGCGGGGGACCCGGGGCTCAAGCCGGCCTGA
- a CDS encoding Gfo/Idh/MocA family oxidoreductase: MTEQKVRWGILATGGIAARFTADLADVPDAEVVAVASRSTEPAKAFAERFGIPRAYGDWESLALDEEVDVVYVATPHTAHRAAAGLMLESGRNVLCEKPFTLNAREAEELVALARGNGRFLMEAMWTYCHPMVRRLKALVDDGAIGEVRHVQADFGLSGPFPASHRLRDPALGGGALLDLGVYPVSFAQLLLGEPSDVTARAMLSEEGVDLQTGALLSWENGALASVHCSIVGGTATYASVTGSEGRIDIPSGFFFPERFVLHRVGRDAEEFTADPADGPRDSLKHEAVEVMRALRAGETESPLVPLDGTLAVMRTLDAIRDRVGVRYPGEDANGTAVRPA, encoded by the coding sequence ATGACGGAGCAGAAGGTGCGCTGGGGGATCCTGGCGACCGGGGGGATCGCCGCGAGGTTCACCGCGGACCTGGCGGACGTGCCCGACGCGGAGGTCGTGGCGGTGGCGTCGCGGTCGACGGAGCCGGCGAAGGCGTTCGCCGAACGGTTCGGCATACCGCGGGCCTACGGCGACTGGGAGTCGCTGGCGCTCGACGAGGAGGTCGACGTCGTCTACGTCGCCACTCCGCACACGGCGCACCGCGCGGCGGCCGGGCTGATGCTGGAGTCCGGGCGGAACGTGCTGTGCGAGAAGCCGTTCACGCTGAACGCGCGGGAGGCCGAGGAGCTGGTCGCGCTGGCGCGGGGCAACGGGCGTTTCCTGATGGAGGCCATGTGGACGTACTGCCATCCGATGGTGCGGCGGCTGAAGGCGCTGGTCGACGACGGCGCGATCGGCGAGGTGCGCCACGTGCAGGCGGACTTCGGTCTCTCGGGTCCGTTCCCGGCGTCGCACCGGCTGCGGGACCCGGCGCTGGGCGGGGGCGCCTTGCTGGACCTGGGCGTGTACCCGGTGTCGTTCGCGCAGCTGCTGCTCGGGGAGCCGTCGGACGTCACGGCGCGGGCGATGCTCTCGGAGGAGGGCGTCGATCTCCAGACGGGGGCGCTGCTCTCGTGGGAGAACGGCGCCCTCGCCTCGGTGCACTGCTCCATCGTGGGCGGTACGGCGACCTACGCCTCGGTCACCGGCTCCGAGGGACGCATCGACATTCCGTCCGGCTTCTTCTTCCCGGAGCGGTTCGTGCTGCACCGGGTCGGCCGTGACGCCGAGGAGTTCACGGCCGACCCGGCCGACGGCCCCCGCGACAGCCTCAAGCACGAGGCCGTCGAGGTGATGCGGGCCCTGCGGGCCGGCGAGACCGAGTCCCCGCTGGTCCCGCTGGACGGCACCCTCGCCGTGATGCGGACGCTCGACGCGATCCGGGACCGCGTCGGCGTCCGCTACCCGGGCGAGGACGCGAACGGCACGGCGGTCAGGCCGGCTTGA